The Lathyrus oleraceus cultivar Zhongwan6 chromosome 5, CAAS_Psat_ZW6_1.0, whole genome shotgun sequence genome includes the window AAAAAGTATGTACACATGATTgaatataatataattaataattgaatacctatatttattatttataatttaataaaaatatgaagaatattattttgattataaataaaataaataaaattaattataaagatgaataaaatgatgtataaaatgATCTTTTTTATATTGATAGTTTTctatgttatatatatatattttaaattgatatgaatatttataataataataataataaataagtaAACCATGTATATTGATTattaattataaattataatGCAGTAAGAATCTAATGATAGGTTAATTGTCATAAATTTAATTATGATTGTCATAATAATAAATGAATATCATTTCTAAATTATACCATTAGAATCCAATTAATTATTAAGaatgataaaatttaattatTCAACTATTTAATAGATAAGTAAATATTCATATCAAGACATTTTAAACTGTATGAATTATGAGTTATAAAGAACTTTAAACCAttataaaattttattaatatattCACCAAAATGGATAACTCAATTACATTTATTCCTCTTCAATTTAGTTCTCAAATGAAAttgataattttttattattattatgaaaTAAATAGTTGTAAATTTAATGTAATTTTATTgtttaataataaaaattaaaattaattacaAATGGATAGTCAAAAGTATAATGAAATAAAATTCAATTAGTTTTTAAATTTTCACTAATAAtgttaataataaaaaatttaaatattatttattatattcatTATTGCATTTAATTGGGAACAACTCTAAATATAATTTAGGTTAAATTATCTAACATTCAGTTTTTTTAAAATATGTACACATGATTgaatataatataattaataattgaatacctatatttattatttataatttaataaaaatataaagaatattattttgattataaataaaataaatataattaattataaagatgaataaaatgatgtataaaatgATCTTTTTTATATTGATAGTTTTCtatgttatatatatattttttaaattgatatgaatatttataataataataataataataatatatataagTAAACCATGTATATTGATTattaattataaattataatGCAGTAAGAATCTAATGAATGGTTAATTGTCATAAATTTAATTATGATTGTCATAATAATAAATGAATATCATTTCTAAATTATACAATTAGAATCCAATTAATTATTAAGaatgataaaatttaattatTCAACTATTTAATAGATAAGTAAATATTCATATCAAGACATTTTAAACGGTATGAATTATGAGTTATAAAGAACTTTAAACCattataaaattttattattatattcaCCAAAATGGGTAACTCAATTACATTCATTCCTCTTCAATTTAGTTCTCAAATGAAATTGATAATTTTTTATTATCATTATGAAATAAATAGTTGTAAATTTAATGTAATTTTATTgtttaataataaaaattaaaattaattacaAATGGATAGTCAAAAGTATAATGAAATAAAATTCAATTAGTTTTTAAATTTTCACTAATAAtgttaataataaaaaatttaaatattatttattatatttattattgCATTTAATTGGGAACAACTCTAAATATAATTTAGGTTAAATTATCTAACATTCAGTTTTTTTTAATAGCGACATTAAGTTTTATGACATTAATATTTTGAATAACTTTTTACGTTGATTCATGACTGTTTTGTCTTAGGTATAATTGTCCTTCTTCTGGTATTAGTGGTAAATAAACTTTATTTTTATATAGAATAAAATTAAGATTTTTTATTAAAGAATAAAATTTATATTTTGTTGATTCAAATTAAATATTGATAGATCAATTTTAATAAAGATTAATTATGAATAATTTCTAGagtaatatttgtttttattgAATATTAATGTTAGTAACTTTTTTTATCCCATGTAATTTTATTAATATTAGAGATAATGATTAATATGTATAATAGATTGTACGTATTTCCTATGCCTCTAATTTTTAAAGGTGTAAACTTTAGTtctcataataataataataataataatatataaaatgTTTACTTTTCTATTGAATATAATCTAATATGCCTTTATAATCTATATTTATTATTTAGAATTCAAATAAAATTAATCttattattaaaaattataaatataaataattattatCAAGAATAAAATAATATACAAAAATGATATCTTCTATTTATTTTcattttgatttattttcatATTGATTGTTTTCTATGTTATATTTAAAAAAGTTATATgaatatttataataatattaaTGTATAAGTAAACACTgtattttggtaattttttatcATGGTCCTTGTGATGTTATTAATATTTGGGATAAAAATATTATAtgttttatatttttttaaaattgattaaaataaaatagtatatttactattcataaaaaaatattgaccaataaataaataataagatTATATATTCCTATAATATTGATAATACAAATTAAGTCAATGTGAACCAATACAAATTTCCCCATAGTTTCACTTCAGTAGAAAAAGTACAGCGTTGTAATCATAGGTCATGGTGATATTCAATCTCCATCATTGGTTTGGTCGGGGCATGAGATAGTAATTTACACCATAGAAATACAATCAGCAAATATACAAATATAACAAATTTCAGTTGACATTGTAAAATAAATTAGTAAAATGAATGCTTAAACTTAGATAAAAAATAATTGGATTTATATACCTGTCATTTTAAATTTGAGTTGGTCGTGTGAGTGAGGTCTTAAAGAATTTCCTTGTACACAAGGAAACTATAGGAAGGGGAAACTCGAACAATAATTAAGGAAATCCAAAATCAATTTCTGCAAGAACAATAATCCAAAATCTATTTGTCAAAAATGGTAGGAAGGAAAAAATTGAACCACTAATGCTAGGAAGTAGAAAATTAAACTGTAATTGGAGAAGGTTATTTGTAACGTGGTATTGGAGAATAAGAAAAGGTGAAAGGGGGTTTTGGAAGAGAAAGAGTCAAAAATTGGGTGTTGGCAAATAGTGGTGTTGGCAAATAGTAGTGTTTTGATTGGTGGTTTAGTAGAAGGTGTACACATAAGCTAATAAGATGATGTGGATTATTTTTGAAAAAGTTAGGGTTAAGTGTCACAAAATAATTTGAAGCATtgatttaatatatataaatagaaGCCTTGAATAATATCAAATATAAATATTACAATTTCTCAAAACTCTAACAATCTATTAAACTTGGCAGCTTACATCTCCTAGCAAGGCATTGTTTGAACATTAGTCCCACATGGACGAAGAGTGTTTGAGTAGGACATAAAGTAAGGATTAGATCCACAACTGTGTGAGCCTATTTCTTCCGCCATCATAAATGTTTCTCCATCTAAACCACAACTGTAAATTTTTTGTTCCGTAGAAAAAACCAAATCCTTGCCATTCATGATAGTAAATCCGGTAACATGAGCATCTTTCTCTTTTAACCCCAATGCATTCACTCTCACCTTCAAAATCTTTTGCCATAAACATGACTTGTAATCTTTTAAAAACCAAATAGTGAAAACAGACCTTCTTGATTTCACTAAGCAAATAGAACGGTTGGAACTTGTCACTTTGCCCCAATTAAATATGCCCATGTTACACTCCGCGTGAAAACCTTTTATAGCTTCCCTTGGCAACTTAATAATAGTTGAAGTTCCTTTCACAAAATCATAAGCCATTATGTATGGCTTATAAAAAGGACTCAATCTTGTAAAGTAATTAGAGCAATCTGAAATGAAATGAAGTGCTCCATTGTGAAACACCGACATCTCAAATTTCATATTTCTACCACCACATAAAAAGTTGTTTTCCATGGTTCTCCACACACCTTCTTTTCCATGATAAATATTACATACATAACTATTTGGCGACCAATCCAGTGTGTTTTCAAAAAGAAATATCAAGTAATCATCTGAAGAGTCATCAGAGCAATTTAACATGAGATTTATGTTAGAAAACCTGTGATTTTTTCTAAGTGGCTCCGGACTAGGAATAAAAAAGAAAGACTTTGTAACTGGATTGCAAATAAACAATTCAACAGGATCATCATTAATAGTATAACAAAGAAGCAAACCATTACTAGAAGCTACAACAATAGCTGAATTAGATAGAAATGTCAGAATATTGTTAGGAACACAAGAAAATTGTTGCTCTTTAGGTAAATGGTGCAACTCGATCCTTTTTTGATACCTTTGACTTATTTGATCATGTTGGAGGAAGAAACATGTATCACTCTTCACTAACATATTACGAAACTGTTTTGTTTTGAAATGAGATTCTTCTTGAAATTTGGAGAATGAACTACAAGTTAACTTAAATTTAAAAATGGTTTTTGCAGGCAACCAAGAAAATATCTCATAAGCAATGTCTTCTTGAGACCCTTCCATTTTAAATAAGAATACAAAAATTGAAGGATGAAAAATTGATGAAGATTAGAAAGAATGGAAAAAGAGCACAGAGGACAAACAAACGAATATAAGATGTGTATGATAGTAAGAGTGATGTTAATTGGCATATATATAATAGTGAAGATATCAAGAGAAGTACGAGTAACTTGGGGCCAAAGATTTGGTTGTTTATATTCAAAAGGATTAGTGGTAACAAACTTTTAATTCTCCTGATTTATTGATCGAATAATTTTCTTGATTTGTTGGAAAACGTGTGCCAGGGTAATGAATATGATCTGTGGTTTATTTATTTACTTTATattaatcattttttatttataattagGTCAATATAATAATAGGAATTAAATTTATATGTTACTAATGTAATTGTTCTATATTTACATTCAATTAAGATTAAGGTGACAAAATCATAGGTatcttttttttaaatattatttgTATATACTAACGGTAAATATAAAAAAGTTAATCAAATATTATAAGTAGAAATATAAAATGTATTGTTGGCTGAAGACTTACCTTActaattgattaaatatttctTCATTATTAACTTCTATTTGGACTAGGTTAAATACACTTTTTTTATCAACTAGATATCCTCTATGTTTGATTAAAATTTAAAATACAATGGATGCTAAAATTCTTCTTCAAATTTTTTAATACTTTTCAACATATGAAGCTAAATTTAAATTCTTAGTTTCTAGTCTGTGAGCTATTTTTATGAAAACATTCTTGAATGTATATTAAATGCATAAAACAAAATCcataaaattcaaataattaaaattataaaCCCAAATAAAATCCCTTAAAACATTGCTAAATTTGAGTTCTTTACAATCTATATTTTCAATAtcaatttatttatatttatattttatttacgTCTATTGTAATATATAATTACTCTAAAACATTTGTTACTTTTGAAATTGTCATTCACTCCTTAGTTTTATatttaacaaaaaatttaaataCTTAATTCTAAATTTGGAAagatttttttctaaaaaaataaatgaaaatcAATCTTaaccattattattattattattattattattattattattattattattattattattattattattattattgtgtTTGCACCTAAATTACTTTAAGTTGTTAGTCAAAAAGCCCAAATTAAAATTAATGAAGGTTAGTTGAATTAGTGAAATTCAAATTCAAGTGGATCGAATCTTTCTCATATATCAAAACTAGTGAAATTCAAATACGAGTAACTAGAATCTTtcttatattttcattaatttagTAGTTCTTAAATAATGCCAATATTCGTCCTTGCATTCATTATAAGAAGTCACAACTGATGGGCAAGTTTCATATCTTTGTAGATGATTCATGATTATTGTGTCAGGTTATATATTCCAAGTTCATCTGAAGGCTAAAGGATTGTGTTGTAGAACTTTCTTACTTTTTTCGATGATAAATTTCCATTAATCTACTTAATTTTTTTACACAAAAAAAATGCTAAGCAATAAAATATTCATCTTACAATATTATCAAAACTAAAGATGAACTTGGAATAGTGATGGTAGTGACTTTGAAGGTTATAGTTTATCATTTGATGATAGTAAGGATTAAAAGATTTTTAGGTTGGATGATGGTTTTGATAAGCAAGGCAAGATTGATGGAAAAAGAGGGAGGTCAAAAAATATGGCTAGGAAGTCTAAGCATACTCCAAGAAAACTAGCATTTGATGTTGATAACATAGACTCATCTAGTGGTGTAGATCATGAGATAGAAACTAACTATTGTAGTGATGAGTTTGGTAGCAACGACCCTAATGCTTTTGATAATGAAAATGAACCAAAGTATCCAAGGTTTAAGATGGATGAGGTGAATAAGAATTACAAGTTTAAGGTTGGACTGGAATTTGGATCACTTGAAGAATTTAAAGAAGCCATTACTGCATGGTCAGTATTGAATGGGAAAAAAATGTTTATGTCATGTGCAggaaaaacaaaaacaaaaaagtTTGTAGCACTGATGTTGGACCTGCAACTCAAGAAAATCCACAAGAAATGGAATCTCACTTTGATAATGATCATAAATTTGAAATGCTTGCAGCAAATCTTATAGTAGCCTTTGAGGCAACACAACCTCTGTCAAATGTCAATGATGTTACATCTGAAGTACTTAAAATGCACCTAATCCTATTGGCCAAAGCACACTTGTTCTCAATGCTCAAACAACTGAACCTGCTATAACTAAATCCCAAACTAATTATATTTTGTTTGCACCAACTATTCCAATTATTGAACCTGTTGCTGAGGCACTTAGCCCAAAACCGAGGAGAAGTCATAGAATAAGGAAGTGATAGCCAATACATATTTTCTATTTTATGGTATTTTTATCGAAACCTTTATGATGTATTGTGATGCATGTATTTATCATGTATTTTGAGACGTTTATGGCCAAGACATATTTATGTTTTATGATATATTTTAATACCTTTATGGCCAAGACGTGTTTCTATTTTATCATGTATTTTAATGCCTATATTTCAAGACCTTTATGCCATTATGGCTTTATGTGTTTCTTAGATTGTGGCTTTATTTAATTTGGCCAAGACCTTTAAGAATATATGTAATGCATTATCAGTTTGTGCAATTTTTTTTTCTATTGACAATATTCAAATGCATTATAAGTCATTCATAAACATGGATGAAATATATCAAATAGCTAGGGACGACTATCAAAACCACATAACATATAGGGACAACTATCAAAAACACATAAACCTAAAGGGACTAAAATAAAAAAACTCATAAACATATAGTGATGAAAATTGTCATATATTCAAAATTTCATTCATTAATAAAGGGTTACAGACACAGTTCACTATAATCACAACCATTTATTGTAGACAATGAACAAACACCTAGACAAAATCAACATCATCTTATACAAATTGGATTTTTTCCTTTCGTTTTTCaacttcatcttcatcttttATTTTCTCCTAGCCTCAAGGTCCTTAATAATACAACCTGGATCATTCATAACCTTTGAGCAATTGCAACCACTTAAACGTATGGATACAATAGATATGTTACGTTCAAGTTCATCATTCCATATGAACAACTTGCAACTAGACATAACTCCTAAATTTTGACATTTCCAATATCTCCTTTTAGGTTTTTGAGTTGAATTTGAAACGAACATCTTCATAGATTTATTGCAACCAAATACCGGGATTTGAGACGTGATTATGTTACCAACGGAGGATCTAGCCATGGGATAATGTGAAGATGAAAAAGAAAACAACAACACAGAACGGACTACTAGAGGGGAAGAAGAAGATACAATATTTGTAATTTATGTTATGCTCCCTCCTTCTATATACTATCCAATACATATTCCACGTGATTTTATTGATAATTAACataaaattaaaaacataaatcCAGCTTAGCTCCGTTAGACACATAAGTATTTTTTTAACACCAGCTTGATGTCAGGGACTTAAAACAACAAGATTGAAACATATCAGGATGCAGTTCAAACAAAAAAAGATCCAGGGACCAAGTTAAAAAAACACGACAACTTACAGGGACCAACCGACAATTTAAGCATTATTTAAATTATCTTTAGTTTAACAATTTCTCAGTTTCTAAAACAATCatattttgatgaacaatttttttttaagaGATGATACAAAAACCATAGAGGAATGCGGCAACAAGTTCCCGTTGATATTAGACcaataattaatataaaaaattcATGTGACCATAATCTTTTTCCCATATAAGTACTAGAAGCAATCTCTCGTTTATGTAAATATACATATATTTTAGAATATGTAACAATTTATCCGAGTAGATTATCTCTCCTCTACATTAATTATTTTTATCTCTTTTGTCGTTAAACCAACAATTTATCCGAGTAGATTATCTCTCCTCTACATTAATTATTTTTATCTCTTTTGTCGTTAAACCAAAAATGTGGGAAGGATATTTGAGAAAGTGATTAGGGCCGgtttgttttggctttttttaaaaatgatttttatagtgttatatattttagtgtaaaaaaagtttacaaagaaacttttcataaaagcttcaaatgaaaattttgtttgaatagttatttttaaaatgttattttaggtattttatcaaaactttttttggatatcaaaatttcaaaaaattacttaattttgaagctacttcaaatagctttttctaaaaatcatttttgagatacatttttttttaaattgtgattttgactatgttttgatcttcaataatgtatatttatgttatacagtgaacaattcaatcttttaatttataaaaaataaatttagaaaaatttgtaatattttgaaaaaaaaattgtaaaatccatttttcaaaaatacaaagaaaaaatccatttttttaaagctaaaacaaacagGCCCTAGATGTTTTATTTAAGGAAAGTGCCAATTTTTTTAACATAATACAATATTAATTATGTTAAAGTAATATAAATTACTTCATCCATTCTAAAATAAGTGTCgtatttaaaaaaattatttgttctaaaatattaatcatttagcttaccaatgcaaatttaatttttatcttctaattatataatttaattaatacTTTTAATTTATTGTTTTATAACTTTACATTAATTTTAATTCGAATACACCAATAGCTAATAAGGATAATTAGATAATTGTACAATCTAATTAATACATTTAATTTATTTTCC containing:
- the LOC127088084 gene encoding F-box protein At5g49610-like; translation: MEGSQEDIAYEIFSWLPAKTIFKFKLTCSSFSKFQEESHFKTKQFRNMLVKSDTCFFLQHDQISQRYQKRIELHHLPKEQQFSCVPNNILTFLSNSAIVVASSNGLLLCYTINDDPVELFICNPVTKSFFFIPSPEPLRKNHRFSNINLMLNCSDDSSDDYLIFLFENTLDWSPNSYVCNIYHGKEGVWRTMENNFLCGGRNMKFEMSVFHNGALHFISDCSNYFTRLSPFYKPYIMAYDFVKGTSTIIKLPREAIKGFHAECNMGIFNWGKVTSSNRSICLVKSRRSVFTIWFLKDYKSCLWQKILKVRVNALGLKEKDAHVTGFTIMNGKDLVFSTEQKIYSCGLDGETFMMAEEIGSHSCGSNPYFMSYSNTLRPCGTNVQTMPC